The following are from one region of the Thiocapsa rosea genome:
- a CDS encoding FMN-binding protein: MNTKVELQPRSQGDSGARVTPSWAMLRTLAGIATLSGLLVVLVYQATKPIIAENERILTEKAVFEVLPGAVSKVDFVLSDRGLMRAGEGAVGVSVFAGFAADGQLRGVAFPGAARGYQDVIQFLFGYDPACRCIIGSKVLRSTETPGLGDKIDTDPVFLENFVALDVSLNPEGTALANPIVNVAQGTKTEPWQIDGISGATISVKAMTRALQDAASNFVPMIQRDLATLTAEAP; the protein is encoded by the coding sequence ATGAACACCAAGGTCGAGCTTCAACCCCGGTCTCAAGGGGACTCCGGCGCGCGGGTCACACCGAGCTGGGCGATGCTGCGCACGCTGGCCGGCATCGCGACCCTTTCGGGTCTCCTGGTGGTCCTGGTCTACCAGGCGACCAAGCCCATCATCGCCGAGAACGAGCGGATCCTGACCGAAAAGGCGGTCTTCGAGGTCCTGCCGGGGGCCGTCTCCAAGGTCGACTTCGTGCTGAGCGATCGGGGTTTGATGCGGGCGGGCGAGGGTGCCGTCGGCGTCTCGGTCTTCGCTGGATTCGCTGCCGACGGACAGCTGCGCGGCGTGGCCTTCCCGGGCGCGGCACGCGGCTATCAAGACGTGATCCAATTCCTCTTCGGCTACGATCCCGCGTGTCGATGCATCATCGGCAGCAAGGTCTTGCGATCGACCGAGACGCCCGGGTTGGGCGACAAGATCGACACCGATCCGGTCTTTCTCGAGAATTTCGTGGCGCTCGACGTCAGCCTCAATCCCGAAGGCACCGCGTTGGCCAACCCGATCGTCAACGTCGCCCAGGGCACCAAGACCGAGCCCTGGCAGATCGACGGGATCTCGGGGGCGACCATTTCCGTGAAGGCGATGACACGTGCGCTGCAGGATGCCGCCAGCAATTTCGTCCCGATGATTCAGCGCGATCTCGCCACGCTGACGGCGGAAGCGCCATGA
- the rsxC gene encoding electron transport complex subunit RsxC has protein sequence MGLFSLFQRHRTFDHGIYPVEHKELTADKPIRRLPFAPELVIPFAQHKGEPAVPLVKVGQEVVRGEPIARAEGFVSVPMHAPATGVIRAIALAPSADGPKTLAIYLKVYHAASQQVLYDLDRDLDAMTPAQIVAAVQDAGLVGLGGGAFPSHVKMQPPAGKVIETVIVNGCECEPYLTCDHRIMLEQTEALIRGIKLALKATGAKQAIIGVEDNKLDAVAHLRAVIPKELPITAEAVETKYPQGAEKMLIKSLLRKEVPIGGLPADVGVAVYNVGTLAQMGDLLPKGRGLIERVVTVSGPAVSNPGNFMVPVGTPLRFLLGQVGLAADRVGEVILGGPMMGMAVASLDVPVTKAVSGVVALEREDPDLDRRKVYPCIKCAECLKACPVSLNPSMLGELALARQYERMAEEFNLDQCFECGCCAYVCPSNIPLTQYFRIAKSINRDRQK, from the coding sequence ATGGGCCTTTTCAGTCTCTTCCAGCGCCATCGCACCTTCGACCACGGCATCTACCCGGTCGAGCACAAGGAACTGACGGCGGACAAGCCGATTCGCCGGCTTCCCTTTGCACCCGAGCTGGTGATCCCGTTCGCCCAGCATAAGGGTGAGCCTGCGGTCCCCTTGGTCAAGGTCGGCCAAGAGGTCGTCCGCGGCGAGCCGATCGCACGTGCCGAAGGATTCGTGTCGGTTCCGATGCATGCCCCGGCGACCGGGGTCATCCGGGCGATCGCGCTGGCGCCGAGCGCGGACGGACCCAAGACCTTGGCCATCTATCTCAAGGTCTACCACGCGGCGAGCCAGCAGGTGCTCTACGACCTGGATCGCGACCTCGACGCCATGACGCCTGCACAGATCGTTGCGGCGGTGCAGGACGCCGGGCTGGTTGGCCTCGGAGGCGGTGCCTTCCCGAGCCATGTGAAGATGCAGCCCCCTGCGGGCAAGGTCATCGAGACGGTCATCGTCAACGGCTGCGAGTGCGAGCCTTATCTGACCTGCGACCATCGGATCATGCTCGAGCAGACCGAGGCCCTGATCCGCGGCATCAAGCTCGCGCTCAAGGCGACCGGCGCCAAACAGGCCATCATCGGTGTCGAGGACAACAAGCTCGATGCCGTCGCTCATCTGCGGGCGGTCATCCCCAAGGAGCTCCCCATCACCGCGGAGGCCGTCGAGACCAAGTATCCGCAGGGTGCGGAGAAGATGCTCATCAAGAGCCTGCTGCGCAAAGAGGTGCCGATCGGCGGCCTGCCGGCGGATGTCGGTGTGGCGGTCTACAACGTGGGCACACTCGCCCAGATGGGCGATCTGTTGCCCAAGGGCAGGGGTCTGATCGAGCGCGTCGTCACCGTGAGCGGTCCAGCGGTCTCCAACCCGGGCAATTTCATGGTGCCGGTCGGCACACCTTTGCGCTTTCTGCTCGGACAGGTCGGGCTCGCAGCCGACCGCGTCGGCGAGGTCATCCTCGGCGGACCCATGATGGGCATGGCGGTGGCCTCGCTTGATGTGCCCGTCACCAAGGCCGTCTCGGGCGTCGTCGCCCTGGAGCGTGAAGATCCGGATCTGGACCGGCGCAAGGTCTACCCATGCATCAAGTGCGCCGAATGTCTCAAGGCGTGCCCGGTCTCGCTGAATCCGTCCATGCTCGGCGAGCTGGCGCTTGCCCGCCAATACGAGCGCATGGCCGAAGAATTCAATCTGGACCAGTGTTTCGAATGCGGCTGCTGCGCCTATGTGTGCCCGTCCAATATCCCGCTGACGCAGTATTTCCGGATCGCCAAATCCATTAACCGAGACCGGCAGAAATGA
- the rsxE gene encoding electron transport complex subunit RsxE, with protein MAELPNPQERLSPDTFFRGLWKENPVFVMLLGMCPVLAVTNTTINAIAMGLATTFVLVCSSLLISLLRNWIPKQVRIASYIIIIATFVTIVDYGIQAISLELYAALGAFIQLIVANCVILGRAEAYASKQRLHTTLVNSLGMGAGFTLALLALGTVREILGSGSILGIALFGESFQPWVVMILPPGGFFVLGVWLLLFNWLRLRKERKVMEQSGVAANAG; from the coding sequence ATGGCTGAACTGCCCAATCCACAGGAAAGACTGAGCCCGGATACCTTCTTCCGAGGACTCTGGAAAGAGAATCCGGTCTTCGTGATGCTGCTCGGAATGTGCCCTGTGCTGGCCGTCACCAACACGACCATCAACGCCATCGCGATGGGCCTGGCGACGACCTTCGTACTGGTGTGCTCAAGCCTGCTGATCTCGCTGCTGCGCAACTGGATCCCCAAACAGGTCCGGATCGCCAGCTATATCATCATCATCGCGACCTTCGTCACCATCGTCGACTACGGGATTCAGGCGATCAGCCTGGAGCTCTATGCCGCACTCGGCGCCTTCATTCAGTTGATCGTGGCGAACTGCGTCATCCTCGGGCGTGCCGAGGCCTATGCCTCGAAACAGCGCCTGCACACGACGCTCGTGAACAGTCTCGGGATGGGTGCGGGTTTCACTCTCGCACTGCTCGCACTCGGTACCGTTCGGGAGATCCTCGGCAGCGGAAGCATTCTCGGGATCGCCCTGTTCGGAGAAAGCTTCCAACCCTGGGTGGTGATGATTCTTCCGCCGGGCGGCTTCTTCGTGCTCGGGGTCTGGCTGCTGCTCTTCAACTGGCTACGTCTGCGCAAGGAGCGCAAGGTCATGGAACAATCCGGGGTCGCCGCCAATGCAGGATGA
- a CDS encoding RnfABCDGE type electron transport complex subunit D, with protein sequence MPKPIEIRTSPHLKRALSVDRIMRNVVFALLPVCAFAVFQFGLSALLLILTTTGAAIATEWFFARASGRGNTVSDWSVVITGILLALTLPPGFPLWMAAVAAFVGVALGKALFGGLGYNVMNPALVGRAFVQAAFPVPITTWTPAFAPGRFTEVIPSTFTLPFMQPIPVTDWIAGLQLDAWTGATPLALQKFQQIEPPITDVFTGMIAGSAGETSALLILICGLWLAFKRMLDWRIPFAVMAGAALTALPFWLIDSSLYPSPWFVLFSGGLMLGAWFMASDMVASPVTTSGLIIYGLFIGIVTVVIRLFGGLVEGVMYAILLANAAGPLISSWTQPRVYGAVKKTREAE encoded by the coding sequence ATGCCTAAACCGATCGAAATTCGAACCTCTCCGCACCTGAAGCGGGCGCTCAGCGTCGACCGCATCATGCGCAATGTGGTCTTTGCGCTCTTGCCGGTCTGTGCCTTCGCGGTCTTTCAATTCGGTCTGAGCGCGCTGCTCTTGATCCTCACCACGACCGGTGCGGCGATCGCGACCGAGTGGTTTTTCGCGCGGGCGAGCGGGCGGGGCAACACCGTCTCGGACTGGTCCGTCGTCATCACCGGCATCCTGCTTGCGCTGACCTTGCCTCCGGGCTTCCCGCTCTGGATGGCGGCGGTCGCCGCCTTCGTCGGCGTGGCCCTGGGCAAGGCATTGTTCGGCGGGCTCGGTTACAACGTCATGAATCCGGCCTTGGTGGGGCGCGCCTTCGTGCAGGCGGCCTTCCCGGTCCCGATCACGACCTGGACACCCGCGTTTGCACCCGGCCGCTTCACCGAGGTCATCCCCTCGACCTTCACGCTGCCCTTCATGCAGCCGATCCCGGTTACGGATTGGATCGCGGGTCTGCAGCTCGATGCCTGGACCGGTGCCACACCGCTTGCACTGCAGAAGTTCCAGCAGATCGAGCCGCCCATCACCGATGTCTTCACCGGGATGATCGCGGGCTCCGCCGGAGAGACCTCCGCACTCCTGATCCTGATCTGCGGACTCTGGCTCGCCTTCAAACGGATGCTGGATTGGCGCATCCCGTTCGCGGTAATGGCCGGCGCGGCACTCACGGCGCTGCCCTTTTGGCTGATCGACAGCAGTCTCTATCCGAGCCCCTGGTTCGTGCTCTTCTCGGGCGGACTCATGCTCGGGGCCTGGTTCATGGCCAGCGACATGGTCGCCTCGCCGGTGACCACCAGCGGCCTGATCATCTACGGACTCTTCATCGGCATCGTGACGGTCGTGATCCGTCTGTTCGGAGGTCTCGTGGAAGGCGTGATGTACGCGATCCTGCTCGCCAACGCAGCCGGACCCTTGATTTCGAGCTGGACGCAGCCGCGGGTCTACGGCGCGGTCAAGAAGACGCGGGAGGCGGAGTAG